A part of Kitasatospora acidiphila genomic DNA contains:
- a CDS encoding recombinase family protein: protein MGNRRGRARSAAAREQYSVEAEWTETDLKLLAELKAAESLLPNDAPRALLSVRLSVLTEDTTSPVRQELDLRILARELGHRVIGVASDLNVSATKVPPWKRKQLGDWLNNRVPEFDVLMFWKMDRFIRRLSDLSTMIDWCLKYGKNLISKNDPIDLTTTIGKILVTVIGGLAEIEASNTSTRVTNLWDYTKTQSDWLVGKPTYGYMTDEDEAGHVVLSIDDDAHRALHWCRSAALRGVPARRMAAVLKRAGLCGPGLTTTTLLRRLRNPALLGYRVEEDKSTGARRSKLILGLDGRPIRVAPPIFTQEEFDSLQAALDRRSISQPTRQPGGATKFLGVLTCADCNSNMLVQRTTKTIPAQRSTADEAHNAEAATGGATEQVRKYAYLRCQKCKGGGQGAPNPDVIYAKLVLDVLSVLGDEPVQIRSYAQGAEARKEQKRLEEAIAYYMEGLAPGGRFTKTRFTRDQAQETMDKLIADLEAIDPETTKDRWVNVHDGQTFRDRWDAGGMEAMAADLLRVGIKCEVTRTKIPRQRAPRVHLKLLIPKDVRQRLVIKEDDFEKPL, encoded by the coding sequence ATGGGCAATCGCAGGGGGCGGGCGCGCTCCGCAGCAGCACGCGAGCAGTACTCCGTTGAGGCCGAGTGGACCGAGACCGATCTGAAGCTCCTGGCCGAGCTGAAGGCCGCCGAGTCTCTGTTGCCGAACGACGCGCCGCGAGCGCTGCTCTCGGTCCGGCTGTCTGTACTTACCGAGGACACGACCTCACCCGTCCGCCAGGAACTCGACCTGAGGATCCTGGCCAGGGAGCTCGGCCATCGGGTGATCGGCGTGGCGAGCGATCTCAACGTGTCCGCCACGAAGGTCCCGCCGTGGAAGCGGAAGCAGCTGGGCGACTGGCTCAACAACCGGGTGCCCGAGTTCGACGTCCTCATGTTCTGGAAGATGGACCGCTTCATCCGGCGACTCTCGGATCTCAGCACCATGATCGACTGGTGCCTGAAGTACGGGAAGAACCTCATCTCCAAGAACGACCCGATCGACCTCACCACGACGATCGGGAAGATCCTGGTCACCGTGATCGGTGGCTTGGCTGAGATCGAGGCCAGCAACACCAGCACCCGCGTCACCAACCTCTGGGACTACACCAAGACCCAGAGCGATTGGCTGGTGGGCAAGCCCACCTACGGCTACATGACCGACGAGGACGAGGCCGGGCACGTCGTCCTCTCTATTGATGACGATGCCCACAGGGCACTCCACTGGTGCAGGAGCGCGGCCCTTCGCGGCGTACCAGCGCGGCGGATGGCCGCGGTACTCAAGCGCGCCGGCCTGTGCGGGCCCGGACTGACCACCACCACACTGCTACGGCGGCTCAGGAATCCGGCTCTGCTCGGCTACCGGGTAGAAGAGGACAAGAGCACCGGTGCCCGTCGCTCGAAGCTCATCCTGGGCCTGGACGGTAGGCCGATTCGGGTCGCGCCCCCGATCTTCACTCAGGAGGAGTTCGACTCTCTGCAGGCCGCCTTGGATCGGCGGTCCATCAGCCAGCCGACACGCCAGCCAGGCGGTGCCACGAAGTTCCTCGGGGTACTCACATGCGCCGACTGCAACAGCAACATGCTGGTTCAGCGGACTACCAAGACCATCCCCGCTCAGCGTTCCACAGCCGATGAGGCTCATAACGCTGAGGCGGCAACAGGGGGAGCCACCGAGCAGGTCCGGAAGTACGCCTACCTCCGCTGCCAAAAGTGCAAGGGCGGCGGCCAGGGCGCGCCCAACCCTGACGTCATCTACGCCAAGCTCGTGCTCGACGTTCTGTCGGTGCTGGGAGACGAGCCAGTACAGATCAGGTCGTACGCGCAGGGGGCGGAGGCGCGCAAGGAGCAGAAGCGCCTTGAGGAAGCAATCGCCTACTACATGGAGGGGCTTGCCCCCGGCGGCCGATTCACCAAGACGCGCTTCACGCGGGACCAGGCCCAGGAGACCATGGACAAACTCATTGCCGACCTTGAGGCCATCGACCCCGAGACGACCAAGGACCGCTGGGTGAACGTCCACGACGGACAGACCTTCCGCGACCGCTGGGACGCCGGCGGTATGGAGGCCATGGCGGCAGATCTGCTCAGGGTGGGCATCAAGTGCGAGGTCACCCGGACGAAGATCCCGAGGCAGCGCGCCCCCAGGGTCCACCTGAAGCTGCTGATCCCCAAGGACGTCAGGCAGCGTCTGGTGATCAAGGAAGATGACTTCGAGAAGCCCCTGTGA